One Ictalurus furcatus strain D&B chromosome 7, Billie_1.0, whole genome shotgun sequence genomic window, cttcaGAAGGTTGAAGACATGTCTtgtagctgcattctggatcagttgcagggGTTAGATTGCCCACAGAGGCAGATCTGCCAGGAGTTAGTTACAGTAGTCCGATCTCAAGATGACAAGGGGCTGACcgagcacctgagtggcctctgTGGATTGGGAAGACCTGATCCTCCTGCATGAACATGTCAGGTTAGCAGTGTGAGGCAAGGAGGATAGTTGGTTGTCCAGAACTACCCCGATATTATTAGATGGTGTGGTCTGAATGTTGTCAATGGAGATGACACACAGCTCTAGAAATGGGTCTGATAGGAtacctctatatatatatatatatatatatatatatatatatatatatatatatatatatatatatatatatatatatatatatatatataatgtataaataagTATTCAACTAAAAGGGCAGTGGTAGTTCAACGGATAAATTTCTATATTAGTGACAAAATGAGTCAaagtgtaataaatgtaaaataaggaACTGGTGGTACGtcctactgtatatattcaaacAGATTCACGAcagaattttgaaaaattttattattttattacaccgTTGAATTTAGTAACAGCTTTTACAAGTTACATACAAGCCAAATAATACTGTAGCTACACAGAGAagatgcattcattcatcttcaggaacCACTTTATCCTATTCAGGGTTAAGGAGAGCCTGGGAATGCTGGGAACACCCTGTGTGACGTCAATCCAGCACAGGGCACCATGCGTGCAATCGCCATCCCGACCCCTACTCCCTCCCCcatccgcacacacacacacacacacaccaaatcaTCTACCAGCttgattttttggggggaggtGGGAGGTAACCAGACAATCCAAAGGACAATGGCGAGAGCATGCAAAtctcaagctcaggatcaaactaggGACCCTTGTGAGTTGCACCACAGTGCTGCCTACAGATATGGCTCCCCATCATCAAATAGTTGGTTactgtgtttacattttacaaaagaAAGTGCATCAATCAAAAgtgataaacaaacacaaacaaaacagcaaagaTCTCATACTGTACAACTGTACAATGGAAAAGGTACTGCGCCAAAAAAAGGTGACATGACATATTgtaaattatatgtatataaattttttaaatataatccaAACTCCTCTCTCCTGACAGTGTTTAAGAATGTTGATTTGTAGAGCCACAGATGTTGTCACTAATCATTACGGTATCTACAGGCAAACCCATTCACATAGTCAGCGCTTACATTAATATACAATACTGCATGATCATTAAAGAAAGATGACCAAACACAAACACGTCAATATCTGACGTTAATGACCTTTCCTTAACGACGCACAGTGTGCTGCTTTAgacattatcaaaaaaaaaataataataaaaataccgTAGCATAATTTATCACATGGTTATGTAATACCTTTAGATGAAATCTAATGAACTTTACTGACAACGATATTCCGTTCAAAATGTCACCGTGAACTATGTTCTTCCGAGTAAGACACCAAACGGTATCGAACATATACAACTTAACGACAGATTCAAGTTTTTAGCATTTGTAGAGCCCTCTGTCCAAATACTACAAATAAGATTCGCAGCAAGAGGTCTAGAAATCGTTTTCTTGATACCTCTTTTGATACGAAATATTTCTAACCGTCACTAAATATCAAATTTGataccgattttttttttttttttacactaagaAGCACTTTTctaaaagtgttatttatttattttatttatttattttttttacacacgatCAATTACAAAATGTAGCGAAAAGCAGCAATCGGCATTTGTTTACGTctatgtataatatgtataacGGTGATTTTCCTGCTGACGCAGATAAGTGTCGCTCAtgacgatttaaaaaaaaaaacaataaatcacaCACTGAATCCCACGTTATGATCGTGGTTCACTGGTGAAATTATATGTTTTATACACGTATGTATTAAATGCTTAATTCACAGTCTTCATAAAAGTTATCCCCAATCACATGTCCACAcagttcttcttttttaaattcccaCATGTGAAGTAAAGCCCATTGCATCCAActccattttttgtttataatgCACTTAGATGGAGGATTCAGTTGTGTAATACTCAGATACAGAGCATCGCCTACAACCGTCATTCGTGATTTATCAGACACTGTCTTTGGTATCTGGCTCGGGAGCAATCGGACATGGGAAATATGGCACATGAAGGTCTGTGGGAGTTGGGTAGGGACTAATGCAGGCAAGTCAGCTGATTTGACGGAGCGCTGGAGCTGGTGTCTAAAGCTCTGCTGAAGCCTTCAGACATTCTAGGTAGTGAGACGATGTTTAGTTAAACTATTGAGATAAGCATTTAGTATTTATTAATAAGACTGCAGAAGTGAATCTAAAAAAATGGATAGTGGAATGAGATGCTTGTTTTAGACACTACGTTATGGAACAATTCTTTTTTACGTGCTCCGTGAGGATGTGGCTCTCACACCGTAAAAGGCCCGTCTTCGTCCATTTCCTCCTCAGAAGGTGGTGGTGATCTGTGTCAATCCCAGGTCATTGGAGATTTCCAGGCCTTGGAAGGAGGAGAGCTCCACAGCTAGTCATACCGATCTGCCACGGCCTCTCTCACCTCTGCCCTCTACCTGGCACGTGTGCTCGCGGAGGGTGCTCCTGACCCGTGTCACGCCCACTCCGTCTGCTTTGCTTCGTGTCAGGCAGCAGAAATCACGGAAGCAGCGCTTGAAATTCTCATCCAGAAAGGCATAGAGGATGGGGTTGAGGCTGCTGTTAGTGTACCCGAGTGCCACGCAGAAGAAGTAGGCGCCCATGACGGCGGTGGTCTCGGGCACGCCAGGCGCCAGGGCCTTCACCAGGATGAAGATGTGAATGGGCGTCCAGCACACGACGAACACAGCCACCACGACGAGAACAAGACGCGTGATACGCCGCAGATTGCGATCTTTCTCACGTGAGCCTGATAGCATGCGAACGCTCTTCAGTCGCAGCACCATTAGAGtataacacacactaatgaTGAGCAGAGGTGCCACGAAAGCGAAGACGAATACACAGATCTTCATCAGTGTGTCCCAGTAGACATAGGGCTCAGGGAACTGCAGAGCACACTCTGTAGTGCCTAAGAAAGACGAGGGAACAAAAAGTCATTCTGGAGAACTCTTGTGAGGAACACAATCATCTTTGGAAGACGGAACGACGATGCTTAGCCCTTCTTTATTACTCTTAACCCTTATACTGATTTTAGAAGCTCCCCAGTGATGCAACATCTAAGACTACCTCATATTACCAGGTTGAAGTGACATAATtctgattttgttgttgttttttttttcaaatgagcCACTTTCATATGTGGTTCTAAACctgatacatacagtatacgATATGTGGCGACGTGGCCATGCTCATTACTAGCATGTGAGATGTATTGAGAGTACCATTGTTGGTCTGAGTACTTCCAAGAACCATGGCCGGGATGCCAGCAGCCGAGGATAAaacccagatgaggatgttGATGATCTTGGCCTTGACGGGTGTGCGGAAATCCAGGGCCTTGACTGGGTGGCACACGGCCACGTAGCGGTCGACGCTCATCATGGTGAGAGTGAAGATGCTGGTGAACATGTTGTAGTAGTCGATGGAGATGAAGACCTTGCAGACCACTTCTCCAAAGGGCCACGAGTTGAGCAGGTAATCTGTGCTCTGAAAGGGCATGGTGGTGGTCACGAGGGCGTCAGCTACTGCCAGATTGAAGATGTAGATATTGGTGGCTGTTTTCATCTTAGTGTATCTACCAGAACAATGAAAAAGAGCCAGCAGAACAACATTGCAAAATTTTTCCCATGtgacaaacaacaaacaaaaatatcgAATAAACTGGTCGTTTTCTTAGGGGTCGTGTGTAATTTTCTGAACAGTCTGGTGACTGACTGCCTGAGCCTCGCttatttaaccctcctattatgttatgggtgAATTTGACCAATTTCCACATTGGAGCTGTGTGAAATAcgggttaatctctctttttctctttgaaattcttggacttttccacatttagggtcatgaacgaGTCATAATAAAGGTtcactgttttaagctgttctttgtagttttttgtgtgtatttaaactgtggaagaccttttgacccataacataacggatgtaacttttttattcCCCCCAATATAATATGAGggttaaacaaataagaaacaGGAGCTCAGACATCCACAAGTTACAGTTTTTAACCTTACGGAAAAGTCACGCGAACTTCACGTCAGTAATCACAATGATTCATACATAATTTTCCGACACTTCACGTGTAAGGTTTCACATATTTTGCATGCGTCgcatgtgttttttgtgtgcacGTGATTTGACATGATTCGCTTTTCATGTGCGAATTTTTTCAcgtgattcatttttcacacgATTTTACGCACAGTTCgcttattttcacgtgatttcacacatttcctttatttatttttttttacgtcatTTCTCGATTGAGTACTTTTCACGTGATTTTACACGTTTCATTTCTTTTCGAACGTGACCCGACATGATTCGTGAATCACGCGGTTTTCATACGATTCATTTCACACGTGATTTTGCTCACACGATGTATTTATCATGCGAGTTTACAcgtgattcgtttattttcacgaCTTCTttttgtgattcatttatttgcgTGTCAATTTttttatatgattcatttatttcacgtgattcatttgttttcacacGGATttgaccattcattttcatgtgatattACATGATTAATCTATTATCACGTTATAttttcacacgattcatttatttccatcttttttattttgacgTGTGACTTTTTTCACGTGTGATGCTGCAAATGATTTCTCGATGTTGCAAATGATccgtttattttcacgtgattttttttttttgattcgtttattttccaCACGTGATTTTTACGCAATTTCTTTATTTggcatgtttcatttatttatttattttatttttttacgtgtggttacattatttatttatgctcgttatttttttttcacgcgAGTTCTTTCTACACAATTCGTTTTGCATGTGTTTACTTATGCATTTGCAGAGGATGACATGTTAAAATGCACTTTCACACGTTGATCACATATTTCTCACAATCATATGTGAAATGTATGGCATTTTTcataagggtaaaaaaaaaaaacatatacagaCATGTTAttaaagtgaatgtttttttgccCTACTACCATCATGCTACCTCACGAACCAGTCAGTTCCTtaagttcactgttttcatttcttctttttaggAAACCAGCATTCTAGTGGTCTTAGTGGTACATTTAAGCTAATTAACCCAATTTGTAATAACACACCCTATATGGTACCAAACTGCATGTTTTCTTGTTGCTGGGGGTGGTATCATCAAGGGCACATGTTTTATACCTTTAGTAcgtatatttttctttaaaaccttttttattttttatttaaaggtacATAATTGTACAGTGGAACAGCTGGTATCCTTGCCgtctgtgtctgtgcatgttctctccatgttcGCATGGGGTTCTTCTgcgttctctggtttcctcccatttctaaaaataaaaacgtgcCAGTATGTGGATCGGCTATGCTAAATCACCCTTGTTGTGACTGTTCTGCAATGGACAAgcgtcccattcagggtgtactGTATTCTCGCCGCACGCCCACTGTTTCTCTGAAGAACCGCttactgaatgaataaatgaactgtACTTTAAGGATCATTCCAGTGCTCCTTAAAGCTACGTAAAGATACACCACATGCACTTTCTCAGGTAAGAGACTCAGAGTAAATGTACAAAACACGTATCGTGGTTGAACACTATTAGGgtggatttgtttatttgatttgatttcatttggTTCTTTGAATCTCTCCATGAGTTTCGACAGCCACTTGGGGGCGCCAGACAACCGAGTTGCAAATATCGTTCTTAGCTCATCGATCAGACTTTAAGCCTATTTCCAAGAATGAATCTCATAGACAGTCTACCAACCTGGACTACGACCTCTATATTCCAGttcatacaaacaaaaacactctcCCATCCACAATAACCTTCTATAGGAATAGTGGCTACATGCTGACTGACATCAGGTcaggattgattgattgattgattgattgattttaaacTTACCTTATAATGACATACATCACCAGGCAGTTTCCCACCAGGCCGACGACGAACACCACAGAGTAGACAGCTGTGATGACAGGCACGATGGGGGACAGGGTCTCGACCTCCCTCGGCCAGCTCTCATTCCCTGAGGAGTTCAGAGGCGCATCCGAAAGCGAGTCCAAGTTCACCAAACACTCCTCAACACCAGCAGTAGGACACTGATCCTCTTTTAAAATCTGCATCACGTTGATATCCATCTCCTCTAGAGACGCAATAgcaataaataatcataataaataaataaataaataaataaataatcattaaaaagcTGTCTGTCACATTAGGTCAATTTTTcctaacattaaaaatatatatatatatatatacacaacatagATACTGAAAATGTAGTAGAACATGAAAGatgatatttatataaatatatatatatatatatatatatatatatatatatatatatatatatatatatattatactgttGCTCTGGGCTCGGTAGAGCAACAGTGCGACCATAAAGAAGAAACAATAAGCTTACCGTATTCCCGTTAGTTCGTTCAAATAGGCGaggtgcaaaaataaataaataacaggctTATAGAAACTCTCCGCTGCGTGGAAAGCAGTATGATGCGTGTTTGTTCCCGCACAGGATGCGTTTTTCACACGCACTGGCGCTACAGAGGCGCTCCAGCTGTGGCCGCCTGATGACATCAGAGCGCAGCGCACTGGCTGAAACGCCCGCAGAGACACACTCCGACTCTCAATGAAGTTTGGAAGGAATCTACAGGAAGTGTTTGCAGCGtgggctttttttcttttttctttctttcttttttttttcgatttCATTCCTTGCTGTAGGATGGAAGAGGGAGGCAACAAAAACAATCCTCGGTGGATTTAAAAGTGTTCTCCAagctcatcaggtattataggagaagactctgaGCTGCTATCT contains:
- the oprk1 gene encoding kappa-type opioid receptor, whose protein sequence is MDINVMQILKEDQCPTAGVEECLVNLDSLSDAPLNSSGNESWPREVETLSPIVPVITAVYSVVFVVGLVGNCLVMYVIIRYTKMKTATNIYIFNLAVADALVTTTMPFQSTDYLLNSWPFGEVVCKVFISIDYYNMFTSIFTLTMMSVDRYVAVCHPVKALDFRTPVKAKIINILIWVLSSAAGIPAMVLGSTQTNNGTTECALQFPEPYVYWDTLMKICVFVFAFVAPLLIISVCYTLMVLRLKSVRMLSGSREKDRNLRRITRLVLVVVAVFVVCWTPIHIFILVKALAPGVPETTAVMGAYFFCVALGYTNSSLNPILYAFLDENFKRCFRDFCCLTRSKADGVGVTRVRSTLREHTCQVEGRGERGRGRSV